From the Lolium rigidum isolate FL_2022 chromosome 2, APGP_CSIRO_Lrig_0.1, whole genome shotgun sequence genome, one window contains:
- the LOC124692755 gene encoding ras-related protein Rab-2-B, with product MSYAYLFKYIIIGDTGVGKSCLLLQFTDKRFQPVHDLTIGVEFGARMITIDNKPIKLQIWDTAGQESFRSITRSYYRGAAGALLVYDITRRETFNHLASWLEDARQHANANMTVMLIGNKCDLSHRRAVSYEEGEQFAKENGLVFMEASAKTAQNVEEAFIKTAGTIYKKIQDGVFDVSNESYGIKVGYAVPNASGGGAGSSSQAGGCCS from the exons ATGTCGTACGCCTACCTCTTCAAATACATCATCATCGGCGACACAG GCGTGGGGAAGTCATGCCTGCTGCTGCAGTTCACCGACAAGAGGTTCCAGCCCGTGCACGACCTCACCATCGGCGTCGAGTTCGGCGCACGCATGATCACAATCGACAACAAGCCTATCAAGCTACAGATTTGGGACACG GCTGGCCAAGAATCATTCAGATCTATAACTAGATCATACTACAGAGGGGCTGCTGGTGCACTTTTGGTTTATGATATCACCAG GAGGGAAACTTTTAACCATCTCGCAAGCTGGCTAGAAGATGCAAGACAGCATGCAAATGCCAATATGACGGTTATGCTCATCGGAAACAAATGTGATCTGTCTCACAGACGTGCTGTCAGCTATGAGGAAGGCGAACAGTTCGCCAAGGAGAATGGTCTGGTCTTTATGGAGGCATctgcaaaaacagcacaaaatgtTGAGGAG GCATTTATTAAGACCGCGGGAACAATATACAAGAAAATTCAAGATGGCGTTTTTGATGTGTCTAATGAG TCCTACGGAATTAAAGTTGGTTACGCTGTCCCCAATGCATCTGGAGGTGGTGCTGGCTCGTCTTCTCAAGCAGGTGGCTGCTGCAGCTAA
- the LOC124687890 gene encoding small nuclear ribonucleoprotein SmD1a encodes MKLVRFLMKLNNETVTIELKNGTTVHGTITGVDISMNTHLKTVKLTLKGKNPVTIDHLSVRGNNIRYYILPDSLNLETLLVEETPRVKPKKPTAGKPMGRGRGRGRGRGRGRGR; translated from the exons ATGAAGCTCGTCAg GTTCTTGATGAAGCTGAACAACGAGACGGTGACCATCGAGCTCAAGAACGGAACCACCGTCCACGGCACCATCACCG GTGTTGACATCAGCATGAATACTCATCTGAAGACTGTGAAGCTCACACTGAAAGGGAAGAATCCTGTTACCATTGATCACCTTAGCGTGAGGGGAAACAACATTCGCTATTATATCCTTCCTGACAGCTTAAACCTGGAGACTTTGCTGGTTGAGGAAACACCAAGGGTGAAGCCTAAGAAGCCTACTGCAG GGAAACCTATGGGCCGTgggcgcggccgtggtcgtgggcgCGGTCGTGGCAGGGGGCGCTGA